ACAAAGTGCTAATATGGTCCAAAACTATATTGCAGATGCACAAAAGACGGCAATGTAGATAGGAGCAAATACATTAGGCTTTAATGAGTAAATCTGTGGCAAGCATTCCCATATATCACATTTAAACGGGAAGATAGACAATACCAGAGTAACTAAGATAATCATACATCATGTAAGGAAATCAGTCCATTAGATCATGACAGGAAACAATCTGAAATCAAACTTTCCGGCAATACAGAAGCAGAGTTTGTGCACCTATATGGACCGTATGCAATAGCCTCTATTAACCAAGCTTCACTCAACCTTAAAAAACATATGGCATAAATAAAATAGGCCCCACCAATATTCATATCATTACTAATGTGACAACCACCTTGGAAAGAAGACAtgcataagaaataaaaaaaaaaaaaaaaaatctacctcTATACAGATAATGAAGTCTTGCACACTTGACTTAAACTGCAAAGCTTGAGCTATAGGACTTTTAAACAAACCAAGGGCGTACAGAATAGCTATTGCAACGCCCTGCCACCAAGTCAAAAACACAATCGACTTAAATGTGAGAAACTTGGCCAATGGTTTTATATGTGCCAATTCGTCCTTGGTGACAGTGTAAAACTGAACTAAGCAGTACAGAGCCCAGGACTGGCTGAAATTTAGAACAACAGCAATGTAAGGGTATCTGCAAGAACAAGATAAGACAAACAAATTAGTAAAATCTACAAATAAGACTTCAAATAATGCCAGAGTCTTGTGAATCATAGGAATGCTGTTAAACCATTTCAGGGTCCATGTGTCAAAATTATAAAAGTACATGTTGCAGTTAAGGTGATTTGCACTaaattaattgcaaaatttcttgcTACAAGCTTAGTTTATATGGTAAAAACATCCGACTCAGATTTTttcctagaatagtaacataaTAACCTCATTTACAGGAGATCACAACAATATTAACACCCACTGATAATTTGAAAGACAATCTAGCATCTCTCCAGATGAAAGGGGCCCTTTAGTCTTAAGTGCTCAATAATATGCTCTGGCCATGCCATGAATATGAACCTTGATAGGTGTTGTCTGTGAGTTTCTTAGATGTCCAAACTCATTTTCACTTGAACAGCAAAATATTCCTCTTATTCCTAAAATCTAAGCAAACAATTAATGATACTATTAAGCTACTGACTAGAGATAGTACTATGAAAACTCGAGCCTCGATGAAGGGATGAAAAAGTTAATTCAAGTGCTAACTTTATAGAGGCCCAAGTTAGCTTGTTTCATTAATAAAAGGGAAAGGAGCTGGCGTGCTTCCAAGTGCAACTATTCAATGTCCCGGTTTAATCAGTTTATTAATGAGAAGTTCGAGAATCCACAGAAACATTAAGAAAGAGTATGTATTTAACTATAGTAGAAACTTGAAAACTGATAAACAGAAATCACCTCAGAGACTAAAGAGATAGTAACAGGCAGGTGCTCCCCAATATAAAATAGAGAAACTTAAGTTTTAACAATAATGAAGAAAGCATAGATAGATTTATCACCACTCACATAACTTCTGAAAAAAGTATTCATGATATACTCACCCACATCCCCACTCAAATTCTCCGTCACAGTATACATTGAAGGCTTGAAGAATTACAGCTAGGACAGCACTTAGAGCCTTTATTATCATCTGCCAGACAAAAGCACATTTTGCACTGTCTAAGACTGAGATAGCTAAGCcatggaagaaaaataaagagcagAGCTGCAGAGTAAAGCTTCACAAGTAATACATACATATTGAACAATTCCAATCTTGATAACTTGGTAGAACCATTGACCGAGTTTCCACGGTTTCAAGACATAATTCATTGGAAAAGGATGCTTCACAATGCCGTGTTCAGAATAATGTTCTAATAGAGGATCTTTAGTAGCAGTACGTCCTTGTCTTTCCATAAACTCGACAGTCCTCTCTTCGCCCCCTGAAAGAAaggtcaacaaaagaaaaggctatCAAACGAGGATTCATCCGATATCTGTCAGATAATTAAAGAGAAGCCAGGAAAGTAAATCAAAACTTAGAAAATGGGCATACCCAAGCATGCGACGAGGTATCTCCCGAAGCAATACATTGCAAAGGACTCATAGCCATCTCGCAGTATTTCACAATAAACACTAATTGATGGATTCACCAATGAGACAAACTGCTAGTAAACATCTGAATTAGGGATCAAAATATTACAACATATGATAGGTGCCAAAAGGTGGCACAATACTATCCCACACAAAGGCAGCATAATTGTGAAAGAATTCATGTAAGAATACATATGCAAGTATATCAGCATTTGCAATATAGTGCATGCGTACGTGTTAAAACCAGGTCATTTCCTGTGCAAAAAAAGAGTATCaatcatccaagaaaagaaggtACACTTGGTATCACCAGACAGGAACATAAAATGTTCTGCATCTCAGACTTTTACACACAATGAATCAAGTTTATCTCTGTACAACTTACTGACTCTACCGCATAACACGGAACCATAAGGATGACGCCAATGAGAAACTTTTGCTCCTGATTAGCAAGAGAAGAAAGGGAGGGGTCAAAGCGATATATAAAATAATGTGCAGTCACAACCTAAACATGGTGTCGACGAAGATCTTAgcattcaagaaaaagaaatatacctCGGGATTTTTGTAGGCTGCTAAGTGCTCAAATAAAAGGTAGATCGAGAGAGCGAGAGTCACGAGCACAAACGCACCAGCAACTACAGTTGCCCATGTAGGAGCTGTGTATGTCAAGAAAATGATGAGATCTCGATAAGTAAAAATCTTCATCAGCTATCTCTTCAAAGATAACCAGCATAATGGATTGAGAGACGCCCCAGGTATTGCACCCAGTTGTTAATCATAAACATCCCCATCGAGATATGCAGACCTGCTCATAAACATTACAGATGTTAAGAAAAGCAAGAGTTCCAATCTAAAAGAAACTCTTCTCACTAAAGAAATTACGTTTATGTCAAAGTAACAACCACTACAAGAACTCCACCTACCATTCATAAGGTATTATTATCACTTCAAAATGAAGATGGGTTCATCACGATACGATTAATCAGACGACTGAGGAGTGACGATATGAAACCAACGAAATGTACAACTACAAGAATGCACCCATGTCCCGCTACTTAAAActaaaggagagaaaaaagcaTGCTTTGCACTCAGACTGAACTAATTTCCCTCCGTCTTGGGTGCCCAGAAGTCAACAGAAACGCAGAGAACTACAGAGAACAAccgaacagaaaaaagaaacaaacaagcTAACTGAGAAATGCGAAATCAGGTACAGTAGGTGAATAAATCCAAAGAAGTAGGGAGCGTAATCCCCACGATTTTCCATAAAGAAGCAAACTTCGGGACAAAGTTCGAGAGCATGCCTTTGGCCAAATCTAGTCTTAAGCCCAACATGCCAAAACACCCCATCCCAGACCCCTTTCTCATCAATACCAAATCGCCCATTAACCGCACGACCATCTTCTTCTCGCGCGGTACGAAATCGAAGGACGGGATCGACGCCGGACAACGACTCCCCGGATTCAGGCGAACCCACGAAGGAATCTCCGGCGTTCCCGTCGAATTACAGTTCAATTTACCTCGAGAAGCGTCGAGGAAAAGCCTGTCGCTCGCACGCCCAGCTCGACCACGTTGCCGGACATGGATTCCTCGTTTTCTGCGGAAATGGAATTCCTCCGCGAGCCCTAGAATTCCGTCTCAACGATTCAACGGAAGCTTTTCCATGGAGTTTCTAGCTGAGTCAGGCACCATTCGCTTgcagaaaaaatgaattttattgaaGTATATTTTGGAAGTCACttttttttcaagggaaatttattttcttatattttgattatatttcATCATTTCCCCTATTTACCACGACAATATTATGTAACACGTGTGGGAAATCGTAAACCTATTCCATTAAAAATCTTTTGGCAATTTGCTAATGCAGtatttccgaccaattttggcaaaaaattattaacgtgAACATTGATCGTCCTAAAAAGCATAGTTGGTGTTGACgtgaattttcataatattttaaagggttaatatcacaaaatatatatgtaacaaattaactccattttaattttttgacctccaaaaattccaaatttactccaaatttatATACCAGTgacaaatatattataaattaattttttgaccatcgaaaatccaaaactggtatatccataacaaatttactttctattaacttccttcaaattttattgttaaattctTGACATGAATGACATATGATGATGTGGTATGGTATTGATAAggtaaatattataaaaaattccaaatttatacATTTATGACCAATCTAATGGCACATTTGCGATAATTTTGGGatctttcatgatattaatcataTTGATTTCCACGTGAACTTGTGATTTCACCATACCATGTTAACAAATtgaatggtaaaatttaacggaaaataatggatgataaatttgtccaaAGTGTACAAATTTGGAgttttcatggttaaaaaattagtgcgcaataaatttatcatggtttaacaatttttttttgtagttaaaaattagttttaaataaattcatcatcaatacactagtttgaggtttgaggtggtcaaaaaattagtttagagtaaatttgtcacatatataccaatttataattttttgtaatgttaacctcattttaaattttttgaattttcttaaattttattattttcttatttctttcttgattttccTTCTTGTTCTACCAAGTTTGGTGATGGTCGATGCATGACCCTCCCCGAACTtcgaagaaaaagaggaaaagaataaaataaaataaaaataaaaaaattataagaaatttagaaaattttaaaaggtaAATAAAATAGTTTATGTCCGCATCAACTGTGTACATTAAGGGCGCATTTGTTTaaatgtgtttctgttcctaggaacacaaatttttgttaaggaacaaaaatgcgtttgtttgcgtttttgttccaaaattatttttttgttcccaaaaacacaTCGGAAcggaaacaaaaacaaaaagattttgtttttgctttgttttacaaaatttatgaacacttttctctctctttcattttcttcttcttttcctcttctttttctttctttttctttggttggtcGCCGGTGACCGGTCGCAAAGGGTTGGCAACCTCGCCAGAGCGTCGCCGGCCACTGGCAAggcaaggcgaggccgacctcgcgcgccagttgggcgaggtcgagctcgcccaaccaaggcaaggtcgagcctcacccaactaCGGTGAgtctcgccatggccgggcgaggccgccgccctcgtcggtcggtcgtcggccatggtcgaggccgcccctcggccctcgtcggccatggtcgaggccgccGCCCATGGCCGGCTCGGCGTGGCGAggtggcgaccggccaaaagaataaaaaaaaaaaaggaaaataaataagaaaatttaaaaaataaaatttaaaaatttaaaaattaaaagaaatataaaattatacaaatttaccaaatatgtttctattctttttatatttctggaacaaatttactaaacgcattttttgttcaaaaattgtttcccgaaacaaaaatattttttttctatttctgttccttaaacaatttttaaatagaaatgttaccaaacgcatcctaaGTGACTAACGTCCACATTACAAATTTCCAACTAGTGaccttaaaaattttaagactgtattggtaaaattgataatagatttataacattttttgtaattatctcGAGAAAAATTAGATCTTAAGTTATTTTGAGAGACTTGGACATGAGCATCGGTAACTTAGGCACAAGTATAGAGGACTTTGGCCATGCCTAAGGGGTCATGGGCCCAAGTGCCAGCGTCAAGTTCTTGAGCCCGACCGATGGGGCCCTAGCTTGGTCATCAAGGTCCACAACTTGGCCTAGGAGGATGTAGGCTCGAGTCTTGATATTTAAGGTCCAAGCACCCGGGTCaagttctattttgaaaaatgaaatctgatttgtaaaagagaaaaatcgtatctttgaaatatatttttccattgattatgaaattattttctagtaACTCATTTcataagctattttttttttttttggtaaagatcaTTTCATAAGCTATTCATACATCCAAAAGTGAGAAAATAGTCCATAAATTTTGGTTCAATGTGTAATATCATCCCTGAATTTTTTATGTGTAATGTGATCCTCTGAACTTTTGCCCAATGTATAATGTCGTATGagattttgaatttgttgaatgtaataattgaattatttataaatGTTCGATGTAGtcctaaattatataaatatgtttgaaaATCCATAGGTCACATTGAACATGGAacaaaaatttaaggatcatattgaatattggactaaaattcatgaatcacattaaacaaattaaaagtgtaTGGATGATATTAcacattgaatcaaaattcatgtcactatttgtgtcattttctcaaatctattaaaaaacaaaattcacgAAACTAACCAACTAAGGGTGTATTTCTTCTGTGGAAAAcggatgatttgaaaaatatttttccaaatagaATCACCCGTATCCCTTACAAAAAGGAATAAACGGAAAATATTTGCATAGTccatcaaaatttaaatatatattatcatcaataaggaaaatatttttcattgattaattattttgaattatttcaaaagatacaaatgattatattttagaaaatatttttaaaattattcatcttCTGCGGCACCACCAATTGCCCAAGCTAAAGGGGATATGAAAAATTCACAAATCTCATGTCATGAtttgtttttgccttttcttttcataaaccAAGAAATTGAGGAGGGGCGACCAGTCCATTTGCTGGAGTCAACACCTAAAAGGAGATAAAGAAATGTCCTAATTGCACTTTCGCTTCTTAACTGCCTCTCTCCTTTCTCCgattgtttcacaaaaaataactttcagaaaacattttccgaatttttcaacgttcatttcgcaaaaaatgaactaatcaagaaaaatgttttccactattaaaaaaaacaccttcaaaagtagagaaatttaatttcacttttccaTAATTTCTTCCACCTCACTTTTTTTCATCAAACacgttttcattttattttttaaaaaaatcaagtttttattttctttctttccttttattcttcttccttggccttggtCGGTGGTCGTTGGTGACCAGCCACAATCcagctcgagcctcacctaaTTTGACAAAGTCAAGCTTGCCCGAGGCCAGCGAATTGGGCGAGTTTGGGCCTTGCCCAGGTCGCCAAAGGTTCGCTAGGCTCTAGCGAGCTCGGCTTTGCTAGATTAAGCGAGGCTCAAGCGAGGCTGGAGCTCGCCAATGGTCGATCGTCGGCTGTCATTGTAACCGGCAACTAgccaaggccaaggaagaagaagagaaaaagaaagaaaagaaaaaaaatattaaaaattacaaaattaatataaaaaaaaattattgaaaatgagtGTATgcagaaaatgattttcctttccaaacggtgaaaaatattttttaatttatttttaaattttaaacgaATATCGGAAAACatgattattttcttgaaaaataattttctatgcgAAACCTCAACTCTTGTCCAGATTTCTCCTACAggtctttttgtcttttgttgacTTCTTAGCAAGGAAGAAAGATGAGCCTACAAGCAGAGATAGTGGAGTCCTCAAGAAGCAGGGGGGCAGGGGCACACGTTGgtcaaaaagaaagagaagaaaagtccAAGATGCTGATTGGCCATCAGTTGATAGATTTGcttaggaaagaagaaaagaaaagcaaggtCCAACGGGTACTAAGAATAAGTTGCGGCTGGAGTTTTTGACATTGTAGTTGGTTCATGGTTGGACTCCAAGAGGCGGTGGAACACCCATGGGTAAGTAGTGCTGGAAGCATTTGAAGTCAGGCGAATGACCTCAAGGCTTAAGGCTTAGAGAGCCTTGGTCCTAACAGCCTCAGGCAGAGAGAGCCTCAAGCCACCATAGCAAAGGTGAGCTTTAGGGAAAGCCACACGCATGTGAGGTTCAGGGAAAATTTCCAGCAATGAGAGCTTTGAAAGACGCAACGCAGCCTGACAGAGAGAGTAGCTCTATGTGAAAGAGTTGTTCCTCCATAAGCGAGAGAAAAGATAGAATAACTGAATGTGTGCTTGTATTAGCTAGTTTGAGTGCGAGGTTTTGAACGTGGTGAGATGAGTTACACTATGATAATTGTGCGATATAACCTTTTGAGTATTAAAATAACAAGTATGCTTTTAGTTATCTATTACAATTCTCTTGTATTACCACTACAATACTTTCACGTGCCCTACGAATGGTAATAGAGCAAAGGGTCGTAAACCCTCCAATTGGTATCAGACACCATTGTAAAGCTATTCACCAGAGGAAGATGCATGTGCTATTACCGCAAAATAAGGCCATTCAAAAAGGCCCGACACTACTCTATACAACCCAAACACAGAAAACATGATATTGTAGGGTAGGGTCTTAATATTGTTCAGGTAAACAATTATAAAACAAGAAGTACAGTTGTTCCACTTCGGTTAGGGTCTTAATATTGTTTGACCCAAAAGCACGTTACTTAATTTGCTGTCTCAGTGTCTCTGAGCTCAAACACAAATCTGAGCAGTCGACCCCCATTCGACGCTTGCTGTCTCTGCCTCAAGCCAGTCGATGCTTGCTGTATATGTCTCGAGCCCTCGCGGACTCTCCATCCCCCTTGTCGACTCCGACTAGCATACAGTTAGACCGTCGCTCCCCAGCCTATCTGCGAGATGAATTCGAGCGATTTGTAAGGGCGCGGTCGACTGCAAAAACGTTCGAAGTCGCGAACTCCTATATAAGGTTATTAGCACGAGTTACCGAGCCACCTCCATAGGCGGCGAATCCCATGTCAGGAGCTTAAAGATAAGGTAACTTTTGCATGTCGTATATCCTGAGAAGGACGAAGGTGGGACAATGTGCTGGACGGCCAATTCATCTCATATCCCTCCCGGTGATATCCTGATTTCGTTACAAACTCATTATGGGGTTTGAcagaaatattttcaaatcctGCTCCTAGAATAATTTagcattttttatgaaaaatattcttcataattatgaaattttcagtaAAGCAAATGTATCTAAAGCAAGGTGGGTAAAGCAAGTGCATTATGGCTGCATTTGAGAACTGCCGTGGGAAGGAGCTTTGGAGGGCTAgaggcctttgggccaaatatCTAGTGTTTGGCAATGTTTTTTTACTTGCCTTTGCCAAAGGCAAGCCTTCCCatggctgaaagcccaaggcaggttggGGGCTCCTTTAGGCATTCGGCCTTCTCGGAAGGCTGAGGGAAGAGTAAGACAAAATT
Above is a window of Eucalyptus grandis isolate ANBG69807.140 chromosome 9, ASM1654582v1, whole genome shotgun sequence DNA encoding:
- the LOC104419022 gene encoding LOW QUALITY PROTEIN: protein LAZ1 (The sequence of the model RefSeq protein was modified relative to this genomic sequence to represent the inferred CDS: deleted 1 base in 1 codon); the protein is MKIFTYRDLIIFLTYTAPTWATVVAGAFVLVTLALSIYLLFEHLAAYKNPEEQKFLIGVILMVPCYAVESFVSLVNPSISVYCEILRDGYESFAMYCFGRYLVACLGGEERTVEFMERQGRTATKDPLLEHYSEHGIVKHPFPMNYVLKPWKLGQWFYQVIKIGIVQYMIIKALSAVLAVILQAFNVYCDGEFEWGCGYPYIAVVLNFSQSWALYCLVQFYTVTKDELAHIKPLAKFLTFKSIVFLTWWQGVAIAILYALGLFKSPIAQALQFKSSVQDFIICIEMGIASVVHLYVFPAKPYELMGDRFTGTISVLGDYASVDCPLDPDEVRDSERPTKLRLPQPDADIRSGMTITESVRDVFVGGGGHIVNDVKFTMTQAVEPVEKGITRFNEKLHKISQNIKRHDKDKRRTKDDSCIASSSSTRRVIRGIDDPLLNGSFSDSGVSKAKKHRRKSGHTSGESGGESSSDQSYGGYQVRGRRWITKD